A single genomic interval of Methylobacterium bullatum harbors:
- the intA_2 gene encoding Prophage CP4-57 integrase, producing MQLRRGLDPLVQREAEAKIVRIPTFREAMDDFITRTEGTWKNQKSAAQWRASLNSHAATLMSRPVDRIDTNDVIAVLDPIWSRLPETAKRVRGRIEVILSMAKTRGFRSGENPAAWRDNLKNVFQAKPKLVRGHFKAMDQDEIPAFMTRLRAIDAMSALALEWIILTAQRPSVGVSAYWSEIDRNSRTWTITAELMKGSKEAALINEDHIVPLCDRALHILDRVEALRITNEGDELLFPSQKLKPLSLTALEHCRERMGVHVTTHGFRATFRTWAGSATFHEVELAEKALGHLVGDETERAYNRGHLLEKRRRLMADWAEHLNGTPTPKKNPFVIQGSAVPRQVVDEMRKRSAR from the coding sequence ATGCAACTCCGCCGGGGCCTCGATCCCCTGGTACAGCGCGAAGCGGAAGCCAAGATCGTACGCATTCCTACTTTCCGCGAGGCCATGGATGATTTTATCACGCGCACCGAGGGGACTTGGAAGAACCAGAAAAGCGCTGCTCAGTGGCGGGCCAGCTTGAACTCCCATGCCGCTACTCTCATGAGTCGGCCCGTCGATCGGATCGACACAAACGACGTCATTGCCGTTCTCGATCCGATTTGGAGCCGCCTGCCCGAGACCGCGAAGCGGGTCCGTGGACGGATCGAGGTGATTCTGTCGATGGCCAAGACCCGCGGCTTCCGTTCCGGAGAGAATCCGGCGGCGTGGCGTGACAACCTCAAGAACGTGTTTCAGGCTAAACCGAAGCTGGTGCGTGGCCACTTCAAAGCGATGGACCAAGACGAAATTCCGGCTTTCATGACACGACTACGGGCCATCGATGCGATGAGTGCCCTGGCTTTGGAGTGGATTATCCTGACCGCTCAACGCCCGAGCGTCGGCGTTAGCGCATACTGGTCAGAGATTGATAGGAACAGCCGTACCTGGACGATCACGGCGGAACTGATGAAGGGCAGTAAGGAAGCAGCACTCATCAACGAAGATCACATTGTGCCGCTCTGTGACCGCGCCCTCCACATTCTTGATAGGGTCGAGGCGCTCCGGATTACGAATGAGGGTGACGAGCTTCTCTTCCCGAGCCAAAAGCTCAAGCCATTGTCTCTGACTGCGCTCGAACATTGTCGCGAGCGCATGGGCGTTCATGTGACTACCCATGGCTTCCGCGCGACCTTCCGGACTTGGGCCGGCTCTGCCACCTTTCATGAAGTGGAACTAGCAGAGAAGGCATTAGGCCATTTGGTGGGCGATGAGACCGAGCGTGCCTATAACCGTGGCCACTTGCTGGAGAAGCGGCGACGGCTGATGGCTGACTGGGCGGAACATCTAAACGGTACTCCGACCCCGAAGAAGAACCCTTTCGTCATCCAGGGTAGCGCGGTTCCGCGACAGGTGGTTGATGAGATGCGTAAGCGTTCGGCCCGATGA
- the amiD_2 gene encoding Putative amidase AmiD, which produces MLSLLSLRKQIDAGSLTPREAITLSTAAIAEHEPEIQALVSRNPVPFVAEQGPLAGIAVGVKDILDTADLPTQMGSPIYEGWRPRADAAAVARLRRLGAVPLAKTTTTAFAFLDPTQTRNPRHPGHTPGGSSAGSAAAVSAGMLPLALGTQTGGSVIRPAAYCGVVGMKPSFGLLPTVGMKCFSWTLDTLGLFTAGVADAALALAQMTGRPGIDLPTTNPGTPRIGVVLQDFCADAEPEALDALERVRAAAEAIGSRVCDVVLPAVFAEAFGFHGTIQDFEAAQALNWEYATHRANLGPLLRAHLDEAQGVSPKAYDASLKVADRARRQLPDQFAEHDLDVILTLSAPGPAPEGYASTGDSRFNRLWTLMGVPCVTVPVGSTPTGLPLGVQVIARHGDDARALKAAHFIETLMREQKR; this is translated from the coding sequence ATGCTTTCCCTACTGTCGCTGCGCAAGCAGATCGATGCCGGCTCGCTCACCCCACGTGAGGCCATCACCCTCTCCACAGCTGCGATCGCCGAGCACGAGCCTGAGATCCAGGCGCTGGTGAGCCGTAATCCCGTTCCGTTCGTGGCGGAGCAGGGGCCCCTCGCGGGCATTGCGGTGGGAGTGAAGGACATCCTCGACACGGCCGACCTGCCGACGCAGATGGGATCGCCGATCTATGAAGGCTGGCGCCCGCGCGCCGATGCAGCCGCGGTGGCGCGCCTGAGGCGGCTCGGCGCTGTGCCTTTGGCCAAGACCACCACGACGGCCTTCGCCTTCCTTGACCCGACCCAAACCCGCAATCCGCGCCATCCCGGCCATACGCCGGGCGGTTCATCGGCGGGTTCGGCCGCCGCCGTGTCGGCGGGGATGCTGCCGCTGGCCCTCGGTACGCAGACCGGAGGCTCCGTCATCAGGCCGGCTGCCTATTGCGGCGTGGTGGGGATGAAACCGTCCTTCGGGCTCCTACCCACGGTGGGCATGAAGTGCTTTTCCTGGACGCTCGACACGCTGGGCCTGTTCACGGCGGGCGTCGCGGATGCCGCCCTCGCCCTCGCGCAGATGACAGGGCGTCCCGGCATCGACCTTCCCACAACCAATCCGGGTACACCGCGGATTGGTGTCGTCCTGCAAGATTTCTGTGCTGATGCGGAGCCCGAAGCGCTGGATGCCCTCGAACGCGTGCGTGCCGCCGCCGAGGCCATAGGATCCCGCGTGTGTGACGTGGTCCTGCCGGCGGTGTTCGCCGAAGCCTTCGGGTTTCATGGTACGATCCAGGATTTCGAAGCGGCCCAAGCGCTCAATTGGGAATACGCCACGCATCGCGCGAACCTCGGCCCCCTTCTAAGAGCCCATCTCGATGAGGCGCAGGGCGTGTCGCCGAAGGCATACGATGCGTCCTTGAAGGTGGCGGATCGCGCCCGGCGGCAATTGCCCGATCAGTTCGCCGAGCATGACCTGGACGTGATCCTGACGCTCTCAGCGCCCGGCCCGGCGCCGGAAGGATATGCCAGCACGGGCGATTCCCGCTTCAACCGGCTCTGGACGCTGATGGGTGTTCCTTGCGTAACCGTGCCGGTGGGAAGCACCCCAACTGGGTTGCCGCTCGGTGTGCAGGTGATTGCACGCCATGGCGACGATGCCCGAGCCCTCAAGGCCGCACACTTCATTGAGACACTGATGCGTGAGCAGAAACGCTGA